In Topomyia yanbarensis strain Yona2022 chromosome 2, ASM3024719v1, whole genome shotgun sequence, one DNA window encodes the following:
- the LOC131678797 gene encoding integrin beta-nu: MELKYLIPAFMLAFSAHGVIGQGLSKCFFQKTCVECLDADYSCAWCTDESYGMYKSRCMTLSDLRASNCSEDKIETNANFSRLTIIRNEPLRDYDRVKLEATQISPQRVKIQLGKLEPHTFQFTYKPAKNYPLDLYYLMDLTWSMKDDRDTLINMGDQLAKALANLTENYRLGFGSFIDKPIMPFVQTEEHRLENPCSSEKQVCEPTYGFRHRLQITQNIAGFIEKLKTSNVSANLDNLEGGLDALMQVLVCDSRIGWGSNTRKIVILATNGFMHMAGDGLLAGISERNDKQCHLSDDGEYLGTLDYDYPSLEEIYRVLGKSKTAVIFAVTDELQDYYRSMRDLMAEFTSVGLLQDDSSNILQLVDTGYRDFVKRVEFTDNAPTYMQLSYKTDCGGIYKAPQPVNKCDNVEIGKEYNFFVEVRLVDYPPDSVTNLTVKIEEALISNEGVLLDIDIRQHCQCELNYEPVSGSDVCRGNGDYSCGMCNCHLGWIGKTCECNLQNFDTSVDLLNQCREEGELDELGPVCSDRGECICGQCLCNPGYEGPHCECSECIPLSGVICSNHGECDCGACSCYNGWSGDECDCSTDQSTCKAPHKDEKICSGRGECVCGRCLCSESYFGPYCEAMAGSESELCSYYDDCVRCAIHKKLGEKCDNLELECKTKLGLYSAEFFDTLEDMLNCTARITHDELICDYKYTYGFENRQTLLKILNQNCTRTNVMAAGFYIGILTVFLGLILAFAFKLKIYLEDRRLYQRFEKEQQNETSYELQSPLYKSPISSFTVPKEMADSELK; the protein is encoded by the exons AGCTACGGAATGTACAAATCCCGCTGTATGACCCTAAGTGACCTTAGGGCATCCAACTGCAGTGAAGACAAAATCGAAACAAATGCAAATTTCAGTCGGCTAACAATCATCCGAAATGAGCCCCTTCGAGACTACGATCGGGTAAAGCTAGAAGCTACCCAAATCAGTCCTCAACGAGTGAAGATCCAGCTTGGAAAGC TCGAACCACACACGTTCCAGTTCACCTACAAACCGGCTAAGAACTACCCACTGGATTTGTACTACCTTATGGATCTCACCTGGTCCATGAAGGATGACAGGGACACCCTGATCAACATGGGCGATCAGTTGGCGAAAGCACTGGCAAATCTGACGGAAAACTACCGGCTCGGATTCGGTAGTTTCATCGACAAACCGATCATGCCGTTTGTGCAAACCGAAGAGCACCGATTGGAGAATCCGTGCAGTTCCGAAAAGCAGGTTTGCGAACCAACGTACGGGTTCCGGCACCGATTGCAGATAACCCAAAACATCGCTGGATTTATCGAGAAACTGAAGACAAGTAATGTTTCGGCGAATCTGGATAATTTAGAGGGTGGTTTGGATGCCCTGATGCAAGTGCTTGTGTGTGATAGTCGCATTGGCTGGGGTTCCAACACGAGAAAGATTGTCATTTTGGCTACCAACGGGTTCATGCATATGGCTGGAGATGGACTGCTGGCTGGGATCAGCGAGAGAAACGATAAGCAGTGTCATCTGTCGGACGATGGGGAGTACCTGGGGACCCTGGATTATGATTATCCATCGCTAGAGGAGATTTATAGGGTTTTGGGGAAGTCAAAAACTGCGGTCATATTTGCTGTCACCGATGAATTGCAGGACTACTACAGATCGATGAGAGATCTTATGGCAGAGTTCACCAGTGTGGGTTTGCTGCAGGATGATTCATCGAACATTCTACAGCTGGTTGATACGGGATACCGAGATTTCGTGAAAAGAGTTGAGTTCACTGACAATGCTCCCACCTACATGCAACTTTCGTACAAGACGGATTGTGGTGGGATCTACAAAGCTCCACAACCGGTAAATAAGTGCGATAACGTTGAAATTGGAAAGGAGTATAATTTCTTCGTGGAGGTTCGACTGGTGGATTATCCACCGGATTCGGTGACAAATTTGACAGTGAAAATTGAGGAAGCGCTTATCAGCAATGAAGGCGTTCTACTGGATATCGACATCAGGCAGCATTGCCAGTGTGAGCTAAATTATGAACCAGTAAGCGGGAGTGATGTTTGCAGAGGTAATGGAGATTATTCCTGCGGTATGTGCAACTGTCATTTAGGATG GATCGGTAAAACATGCGAATGTAACTTGCAGAACTTTGATACCAGTGTTGACCTTCTCAATCAATGCCGCGAAGAGGGAGAACTCGACGAACTGGGGCCGGTGTGCTCGGATCGCGGCGAATGCATTTGTGGGCAGTGTTTGTGTAATCCGGGATACGAAGGACCGCATTGCGAGTGTTCAGAATGCATTCC aCTTTCGGGAGTAATCTGCAGTAACCATGGTGAATGTGACTGCGGCGCCTGCAGTTGCTACAATGGCTGGTCCGGGGATGAATGCGATTGCTCGACCGATCAAAGTACATGCAAGGCCCCTCACAAAGACGAAAAAATTTGCTCCGGACGGGGTGAATGCGTCTGTGGGCGGTGTCTTTGTAGCGAGTCCTATTTTGGACCGTACTGTGAAGCTATGGCCGGTTCGGAATCCGAACTTTGCTCCTACTACGATGATTGTGTGCGGTGTGCGATTCACAAGAAACTGGGCGAAAAATGTGACAACTTAGAGCTAGAGTGCAAGACCAAGCTAGGATTGTACAGTGCGGAGTTTTTTGATACCCTTGAAG ACATGCTAAACTGTACGGCTCGAATTACTCATGACGAATTGATTTGCGATTACAAATACACCTACGGATTTGAAAATCGGCAAACTCTGCTCAAGATTTTGAACCAGAACTGCACTAGAACGAACGTGATGGCCGCAGGTTTTTATATCGGCATCCTAACCGTATTTCTAGGCCTCATCTTAGCATTTGcttttaaactgaaaatttaTTTGGAAGATCGTCGGTTGTACCAGAGGTTTGAGAAAGAACAGCAAAACGAGACATCGTACGAGCTGCAGAGCCCGCTGTACAAATCACCAATCTCGAGCTTTACGGTGCCAAAAGAGATGGCTGATAGCGAGTTGAAGTGA